A DNA window from Vigna angularis cultivar LongXiaoDou No.4 chromosome 1, ASM1680809v1, whole genome shotgun sequence contains the following coding sequences:
- the LOC108332908 gene encoding NAP1-related protein 2 yields the protein MVGDKTKKLKIAENLEDTIDEKLILSIEKLQEVQDELDKINEEASDKVLEVEQKFNEIRKPVYDKRNEIIVKSIPDFWFTAFMSHPALCELLNLEDQKIFKYLGSLEVEDNKDVKSGYSITFNFNPNPYFENTKLTKTFTFFEEGSTKITATPIKWKEGKGLPNGVNLDKNGKRGRIDISFFTWFSDSEQKDDADEIHDEVAELIKDDLWPNPLTYFNNEFDEEDFDDEGDDEEKDEDDQEDDDDEESNDI from the exons ATGGTTGGCGACAAGACGAAGAAGTTGAAAATCGCTGAGAATTTGGAAGATACCATCGACGAAAAACTCATCCTCTCCATTGAGAAGTTGCAAGAGGTCCAAGACGAACTCGATAAG ATCAATGAGGAGGCGAGTGATAAGGTCCTCGAAGTAGAGCAGAAGTTTAACGAGATAAGGAAGCCAGTTTACGATAAGCGAAATGAGATCATCGTCAAATCTATTCCTGATTTCTGGTTTACTGCT TTTATGAGTCACCCTGCTCTTTGTGAACTTCTGAATTTAGAGGATCAAAAG ATATTTAAGTATTTGGGTTCTCTCGAGGTTGAAGATAATAAAGATGTCAAATCTGGGTACTCAATCACCTTT AATTTCAATCCCAATCCCTATTTTGAGAATACAAAGCTTACGAAGACTTTTACCTTCTTTGAAGAAGGATCAACAAAGATAACTGCTACCCCCATTAAATGGAAAGAGGGCAAG GGATTACCCAATGGAGTCAATCTTGACAAGAATGGGAAGCGGGGTCGTATTGATATCAG TTTCTTTACTTGGTTTAGTGACTCTGAACAGAAAGACGATGCGGATGAAATTCATGATGAG GTTGCAGAATTGATCAAAGATGATTTATGGCCAAATCCACTTACTTATTTCAACAat GAGTTTGACGAAGAGGATTTTGATGATGAAGGTGATGATGAG